In the genome of Bacteroidota bacterium, the window TAAAATGTTGGACTATGCTATTCAGTATTGGTACACCGACAAGCGTGACGAAGCATTGGACATTCTAGCAAAGAATGAATCTCAACTTAATATGCGCAATGGCATAACTGCTATGAATGGTATTGATTACGACCCGGACGAATTGGCTCTGAGTGGAATCAATGTCAAAGGCTTTTTTACCAATGTAAAGAACACCGTAAAAACTGTTGGTCAGAAAGTTGGTCAAGCTGCTAAAGTAGCTGTCAAGGCGGTTGTAAAGTATAACCCATTAAGTATTGCAGCTCGTGGCGGCTTCTTACTTGCTATGAAACTCAACTTGGGTAAAATGGCTTCAAAATTAAAATGGGCTTATGGTACACAACAACAAGCTGCTGCCAAAGGTGTCAATGCTGCTACATGGCAAAAGAGTAAAGATGCTCTTTCTACTGATATGTTGTCGTTCATAAAATCTATTTGAGTATTTCAGCAAAAGTTCAATGTTATAAACCAAAACTTCTTGTGTGTGCTTATCTATGAGGTCTCCGATTTCGGCTTCTATGTTTGAGAAAATATGTTTAACGGTTTCTTTTTCCGCATTTGAAAGGTGCAAAGCTTCGTTGGTTCGGTATTCAAAGAATGAATAGTTTGAAATGTTTTTTGAAAGAGATGACCCCAAAAGTATATCAGGGTGAAAGTAAATACCAATACCTGAAAAATTGGTTTTTAAGTCGGAGTCAGAAATAGAAAAAACTTGATTCGGAGCCATAAAAATCAAACAGCCGTCTTGAAAATCATAGTGACTTCTACCGTACCTTACATCCTTTGGCCCGACATCTTTGATACTGATTAGGTAGAGTTCGTTTACAATATTAGACTTTGTTAATCCTTCAATTGGTTTTACTGTAGAATAATCAATAATTGAGATAAGCGGATGCCTCGGGCTTTCAAACCCAATAAACCGGTGTAAATCCGCAATCGATTTTAGTCTTATAAAAGTGTCTTTTTTCATTTCAATACGTAGAATAATTGGTCGTCCTTTCTGCTCCACCCTCAGTTAAGCATATAAGCAAGAGTAATGCGTCGTAATGTTTTCTTTAGCTTTTAAACCCTTGGCTATGGTGTTACGATTACCTCTGCCCCAATAGTTATAGTTTGTAATTTTGATTATGAACTTTAATGCGGAGGCTTTTCGTTAGCCCCCCATTTTTTATCAAACGCTATCTCATAGTAAAGTATTCATCTTATTTGTTTTGGTGAGACAAGTTTCTTATTGATGAATCTATTTGTTAAACACTATGAGTCAAGATATCTAAAAAAGTTTGTATCTAAGCGTTTGATAAAAACATAAATCAAGGGATGTTAGGACATGAATTGTGTTATGATGCAAATTTGTAGTCCAAGGATGAAATCGGTTAGGTTAGTTTCAATTGTTTCAAGAGCATATTATCGAATGATTTGTCTGACATTAACCTTTTCATCAAAGGAACCATCTTTGCCAGAGCACCAACCTTGTAACGTGGTTTTGGTTTTTCGGTTGTTGCAGCAGTCAGAATAACACTTACTACTTTATCCGGGGATAGAAGCGACACACTGCTTTTATCCGGATCTAAAATTGTATCCAACATATCATTGAACTTGTGTCTTAAGGTTCCATAAGGATTACCTTCTATGGCTTCAGGATAGTTGGATCTGGCATTCGCTGTAAAATCCGTTGATACACCTCCGGGTTTAATAAGAACAACATCAATTCCAAAGAATTTCAACTCTTGTCGCATCCCATCCGAAAAACTCTCAACCGCATACTTTGAAGCATGGTATGCACTTGCTCCGGGTGAAGTAAAATCTCCGCCTACTGAACCAATATTGATGATTTTACCTGTTTTTGCTTTGCGCATTGAAGGCAAAACCATTTGTGTAACTTTTATCAACCCAAAAACATTAACGGCAAATTGATAACGAAGTTGCTCCGATGTGAGTTCTTCAACAAAGCCATTTTGCGAAAACCCTGCATTGTTAACTAGAATATCAATTTTTGGATACTTCGCATAAATCTTTTCAAAAGCCGAGTTTATACTTTCGTCATTAGAAATGTCCATGTCAAAAAGGTCAATTCCTTTTGACTTTAGTTCTTGGGATTTGGAAATTGATCTTGAGACCGCTATTACATTGTATCCCTGTCCTCTGAATTTTAGGGCGGCCAGTTTTCCGATACCCTGAGAAGCTCCCGTAATTAAGACTGTTTTGTTCATTTGTAGTATGTTTAAATTTTTAACAAAAGTCAGTCACTTTTAGATGCTTAAATTATACTTTATAGGGAAGTATGGATACTTTTTACGGTTTATAAATGTTCTACAATGGTTTTCGGTTTTGCGTTGTCAAATTGCAAGTTTTGCAATCCGTTACAAAAGCAAAACCGTCGGTTTTTTGTTATTAAAAGAAAGGAATTGTACGTTGCGTGCAGACTTTATGGGTATCTGAAATATAAGAATGAACTTGTTTACTGATATAAATGCCGAAATGGAGAACCTGCTACCCAAAGACGGGGAGGTGAACTACTATGGTAAGGTAATGCCTTTTACTGCTGCAAATGAGTTTTTGGCATATTTATCAGAACGTATTGAATGGCGTAATGATGAAGCTGTAATATACGGCAAACACATTGTTACCAAACGCAAAGTGGCGTGGTATGGTGATAAAGATTATGAATACAGCTACTCTAACACTACTAAACGTGCATTGCCATGGACACCCGAGTTATTAGCCCTAAAAGCCTTGGCAGAGGATAAAACAGGCGAAACCTATAACTCTTGCCTGCTCAATTTATACCACAACGGTCAAGAAGGTATGGCCTGGCACAGCGATGCCGAAAAAGACTTGAAACGGAACGGAGCCATAGCCTCATTAAGTTTTGGTGCTGAGCGTAAGTTTTCATTCAAGCATAAACATACCAAAGAAACCGTTTCAGTACTTTTAGAACACGGCAGTTTGCTGGTAATGAAAGGAACTACACAAACCCACTGGCTACATCGGTTGCCTCCTACAACATCAGTGCATAAGCCCCGCATCAACCTCACTTTCAGAACGATAGTTGATTAATTTTAATTATCTTATTTGTAGTGTTTTACATTCTATCGACAGATAATTTGTTGTAAAAATTTGCGTAAGTAAACGCTTACATTTTAATTTGTAAGCAAATACTTACGTAATCATGGCAGTAGCAGCACGCAGGGATACGTTTCAGGCAATCGCAGATCCTACACGACGTAACATTATCAGCATGGTAGCACAACAACCCATGAACCTTAATACTATAGCTGAAAAGTTTGACGTGAGTAGGCCTGCTATTTCACAGCATATTAAAATACTAACCGAGTGCGGCCTTGTGGTGATTAAACCCCTTGGAAGAGAACGGTTTTGTTATATACAAGCCGACAAGCTGAAGGAAGTGAACGATTGGTTAGAGCCGTTTAAAAAAATGTGGGAAGAACGCTTTGACAGATTGGAGGAATTACTTAACGAAATGAAAAAGCAAAAAAAATAAACGCATGGAAAAGACAACTTATACCAAGTATGATGACAAGAAGCAAATTCTTGTGAAACGTGAGTTTAATGCCGAAGTACCTATGGTATGGAAAGCATGGACAGAACCACAACATTTGGATAAATGGTGGGCACCAAGACCGTGGAAAAATGAAACTAAGAGCATGAATTTTAGCAATGGGGGTAACTGGTTGTACAGTATGGAGGGGCCTGCGGGAGAAAAGCATTGGGCTAAAATGAAGTATGATAACATAATAACACACAAGGGGTACGATGCGGTTGATGCTTTTTGTGATGAGGAAGGGAATGAAAATTTGGAGTTGCCGGGTAGTAATTGGGAGGTGCGCTTTGATGGCGAAGCAGAGTTAACAAAGGTGGACGTGATGATAACTTTTGCATCGACAGAGGCAATGGAAATGACTGTTCAAATGGGCTTTAAAGAAGGGTTTGCTATGGCACACAATACCCTTGATGAAGTTTTGGAAGCACTTAAAAACAATAACGAATAAAAATTATGGCAGCTACTACAAACTACGAAACAAAAATTACTGCTGAAGCAGGAAAACAGGAGTTTTTTATTACTCGTGAATTTGATGCTCCGCGTGAATTGGTGTACAAAGCACACACCGATGCTGATTTAATTGTTAAATGGTTAGGACCGCGGGATTTAAATATGCGGGTTGATAAGTTTGATGCCCGCAACGGTGGTGAGTACAGGTATGTACATTACCGTAAACCCGAAGCCGAATACGGTTTTAAAGGGGTGTTTCATGAATGTGTTGCTCCTGAGAGAATCATTCAGACATTTGAGTTTGAAGGGTTACCCGAGAAAGGCCATGTGTGTTTAGAGACCATTCGGTTTGAGGAGTTACCAAACGATCGCACCCGTTTGGTGATACAAGATGTATTTCAGTCGGTTGAAGACCGTGACGCAGCTTTACAGTCGGGCATGGAACAAGGAATTAACGAAAGCTACATGCGCCTTGATGAATTAATAGCCGGCGGAATAAAATAAACGAATTGCAAACTATGAAAACAAAGAAGGCTGCCTATTATGTGGCAGCCTTCACTATTTATAACTAACGTGGCAGAACTATAGTTTTGTACCGCTTAATAAAGCAGCTTCATCAATAAGCCCCTTGTGGCTCCATACCAGTTTACCTTTGTGGTACAATTCAAGCACGGGTATTTCACTAAATCCCTTTTGCTGCATTAACAAGGGGTTTTCATCGGCATCCACTTTCAAAAGGGTCAGCTTATCCTTTTTATCGGCAGCAACCTTATCCAGCATAGGAGCCATCTGGATACAAGGCTTGCACCAGGTAGCATGGTAATCAACCAACACATAGTTTTCAGTGGTAACCTTTTTCAAAAACTCCTCTTGCGTCATGCCTTGTTTTTTAGGAGTAGCACTCCCTGTTTCAAGGTTTTTGCCTGCCGCCTGCCATTTTAAAACACCGCCCTTTAATTCATACACAGTTGCAAACCCTTGCGCACGCATATAGTCGGCAGCGCTTTCACTGCGGCTGCCGGCCAAGCAATACACAAAAACGGGCTTGGTTTTATCAAGTGCGCCTACCGCTTGTTCAAAATCGTCACCGTTTACATTTATGTTTACGGCGTTAGCAATATGCCCGCCAGTATACTCATCGGGAGTTCTCACATCAATCAGCTGGGCATCTGTTGTTTGTGTAAGCAGCTTTTCAAACTCCTCAACAGCAACTTTACCGCCCTTGGCAGCTATGGTACTGTCTTTTTGCTTTGTATTTTGGCACGATGCAGCACTAATACTGATAAACAGCACGGCTACAAATAGCAGTGGATTAAAAACGTATTTATTCATACACATTAAAGCTAAACGTTTTGTTTAATAATTTGTTTTAGAGGGGTTAAGACACACTACCATTCAGCTTAAAACTGAACCAATGTAGTTAAAGCTTCAACAACTTATTTGATTTCTTCGTAAGTAGTTTCCTTGGATGTGTTATTACTTTTCAAGTCCTCTTTATAGCGGGGTACACCGCAACCGTTAGGTCCGCAGCCACTTGCATTTAGCAAGCCTTGTAGTATAAAAAGTCCTCCAAAAATAGCAAGCATTATGCTGGCGGCTTGTATGCCTTGTATTAACACTACAACACCCAGTACCAAACGTATAATGCGTGTAAACCCCCATTGGCTCAACACTTGTGATTTTATGAAATTGAGCATGTTTATTTTACAAAACGGTTTACACTACTCCAACTGCCGCCATTGTGTACATTGGTAAAACCGGCACTTTTGAGTGTTACTTTAGCCGATGCACTGCGCATACCCGATGCACAACAGGTAATGATGGGTTGGTCTTTACTCTTAAACTTTTTAAGGTTGTTTCTAAGCTGGTCAAGAGGGATATTTATTGAGCCTGCCACGTGGCCGCCTGCATATTCGCCTTTGGTGCGCACATCCACTATAACCGCACCATTGTTAATCAATTCTCCCAAATCTACTTTTGGGCCAATTCCTAAAATATTTTTAATCAGTTGTATCATTTCAATTTTGTTTTTCGGGATAATTACAAACCTACCAAGTAGGGTATTAAGTTGATGCTTACAGTTTACTAATTATATAATTAACATCCAGCCACGAGCCGCCGTTTACGCACTCAATTCCGTTTTGTTTTAAAAACATAGTAGCTTGCCCGCTACGGTTACCCGATGCACAGCAAAGTACAATGTTTTGCATGGTTTTAAATTCATCCAAGCGATGAGGAACTTCGTTTAGGGGAATATTTACACTTCCGGCAACATTACCGCCCATAAACTCGGCAGGAGTGCGAACATCAATAATGGTAACCTCGCTGCCTTTAATTTTAGAAATCACGTTTTCCATGTTATTTCAGATTTATTAATAAGTATTCTTTTTTGTTTCTTTTTTAAAGCTGCTAAACAACAGCCAGCCTACTAATGCGCCGTACACGGTGCTATTAAAAGGGTTTGATGTAATAGCACAGGTGCCGGTAATACACCCAATTTGGTTCCAGTATAGCCAACCGGCACCTGCGCCCGTTACTAATCCTGTCAACGGTAGTTTGTGACGGATTAAAAATCGTTTTATCATTATTTTGAAGCAGTGGGGCAAACGTATGCAGTACGGGCAATCGGTGTTTCTTTAATGGCCGTAAAACCGCCTTCAACATTTATCATGTTGGCATATCCGCGTGCCTTAAGTATTGATGCTGCAATCACCGAGCGGTACCCTCCTGCACAGTGCAGGTAAAAAGTTTCGTTTTGAGGGAAACCGGCCATGTTTTCGCTGATATAATCCAAAGGGATATTTAAAGCGTTTATTACGTGTTCGGCTTCGTATTCACCTGTTTTGCGTACGTCCACAATCGGCATAGGTTGCAGGCTTTGGCGGTGAGCAAACTCAAACGCTGATATGGTTTCAATTTCATCTGTTTCTTTGCCCTCGGCGCGCCAAGCTTCAAAGCCGCCCTTTAGGTAGCCCAATACATTGTCGTACCCTACGCGAGCCAAACGTGTAACCACCTCTTCTTCTCTGCCCGGCTCACAAACCAGCAACAAGGGTTGTTTCACATCGGTAATTAATGCACCCACCCAAGGGGCAAAGTTTCCGTTTATGCCAATGTTTATGCTATTGGGAATAAATCCGCTTACAAAATCCTCCGGGTTACGTGTATCAATAATCAACGCACCGGTTTCGTTGGCAGCAGCCTCAAAAGCGGCAACGGATAACGCGCTTTGTCCGCGTTGCAGCACTTTGTTAATGGCCTCGTACCCTTCTTTATTCATGCGGGCATTTTGCGGAAAATAAACAGGTGGGGGTAACAGTCCGTCGGTAACTTCTTTCACAAACTCCTCTTTCGTCATAGTAGCCCTAAGTGCGTAGTTGGTTTGTTTTTGTGCTCCGATGGTAGAAACCGTTTCTTTGCTCATGTTTTTGCCACAGGCAGAACCTGCGCCGTGTGCGGGATAAACTATCACTTCATCAGGCAAATTCATTACTTTAGTGCGTAATGATTCGTATAACAAGCCTGCCAATTCTTCTTTTGTTAAGTTGGCCGCTTTTTGTGCTAAATCAGGACGACCAACGTCGCCAATGAATAAGGTATCACCAGTGAACAATGCATTGGGAGTGCCGTTTTCATCTTTCAACAAAAAACAACTCGATTCCATAGTATGTCCGGGTGTGTGCAACACCTCAATACGTACCTTGCCCAAAGTAAGTTCCTCGCCGTCTGTAGCTACGTAAGCATCAAAAGCAGGTTTTGCAGTGGGGCCGTACACAATTTTTGCGCCTGTGGCTTTGGCCAAATCAATATGACCAGAGACAAAATCGGCATGAAAGTGCGTTTCAAGCACATATTTAATCGTTACGCCGTCTTTTTCGGCACGTTCAATATAGGGTTGTATTTCGCGCAAAGGGTCGATAATGGCAGCTTCGTTGCCCGAAACAATGTAGTAGGCACCTTGTGCAAGGCAGCCGGTGTATATCTGTTCTATTTTCATAGCGATATTATTTTATTTCTGAATTGTGGTACAAAGTTCCGAAGCCTGTTACAACTGTTTTGTGATAATTGTTGGATAGCGGCATGATAAAAATCAGTTATTGCACAAACAGCCGTTCAATGCCTGCTAATACTATATTTGTGTAATGGATACCAAACAGATTTTTGCCGAGTTTAAAGCACAAATAACCCTGCGGATGGGAGAAAATATTCCGCGCGTTGAGAAATGCCTTGCTGAATTGAGCGAAGAGGAAGTGTGGCAAACACCTAACGGCAACCTGAACAGCGTAGCCAATTTGATATTACACCTTTGCGGAAACACCACTCAATACATTTTATCATCAATAGGAGGGGAAGAAGATAAGCGCACAAGGGATGAGGAGTTTGCAGCAAAAGGAGGGTATACCAAGACTCAGTTAGGGAAAAAGTTTTCAAACACAGTAACCAAATCCATTGAGGTGATTAATGCTGCAAGCCCAGAGGAATTGATGCGCGTGCGAAATGTGCAGGGATTTAAACTAACGGGTATGGGCAATGCCATCCACGTGGCTGAACATCTATCATACCATACAGGGCAAATTGCTTTTTTAACCAAGCTATTGAAGAATAAAGATTTAGGCTTTTATGCCAACATGGATTTGAACGTAAAGAATGAATAGCAACGGGTTTTATACCCATTGTATAATTATAGTTCTTCGTCGCCCGTTTGGTTTTTAAAATCGATGCCCATTCCGGCCAGTCGTTTGTGATAAATCGAATACCGCTCGAAAGAACGGGTTACAAAGTATGAAATGGCCACTACAATCATCAACGGCACAAACAGCGCGTACCCGCCTGTTACCTCGGCAATCAAAAATATCCCTGTGAGCGGGGCATGCACTACACCGGCTACTACACCGGCCATACCCGCCACAATAAAGTTTGATTCTTGCAAAGTCATTAATCCCGTAAGGTTTATAAAACGGGCAAAAACAAAGCCGGCCATCGCCCCCGTGAACATACTGGGGCCGAATATTCCGCCGTTACCACCTGCACCCAACGTTAGTGCAGCCGCAATTACTTTTAAAAACATTATACCAACGG includes:
- a CDS encoding SDR family NAD(P)-dependent oxidoreductase, producing the protein MNKTVLITGASQGIGKLAALKFRGQGYNVIAVSRSISKSQELKSKGIDLFDMDISNDESINSAFEKIYAKYPKIDILVNNAGFSQNGFVEELTSEQLRYQFAVNVFGLIKVTQMVLPSMRKAKTGKIINIGSVGGDFTSPGASAYHASKYAVESFSDGMRQELKFFGIDVVLIKPGGVSTDFTANARSNYPEAIEGNPYGTLRHKFNDMLDTILDPDKSSVSLLSPDKVVSVILTAATTEKPKPRYKVGALAKMVPLMKRLMSDKSFDNMLLKQLKLT
- a CDS encoding alpha-ketoglutarate-dependent dioxygenase AlkB; this encodes MNLFTDINAEMENLLPKDGEVNYYGKVMPFTAANEFLAYLSERIEWRNDEAVIYGKHIVTKRKVAWYGDKDYEYSYSNTTKRALPWTPELLALKALAEDKTGETYNSCLLNLYHNGQEGMAWHSDAEKDLKRNGAIASLSFGAERKFSFKHKHTKETVSVLLEHGSLLVMKGTTQTHWLHRLPPTTSVHKPRINLTFRTIVD
- a CDS encoding winged helix-turn-helix transcriptional regulator; translation: MAVAARRDTFQAIADPTRRNIISMVAQQPMNLNTIAEKFDVSRPAISQHIKILTECGLVVIKPLGRERFCYIQADKLKEVNDWLEPFKKMWEERFDRLEELLNEMKKQKK
- a CDS encoding SRPBCC domain-containing protein gives rise to the protein MEKTTYTKYDDKKQILVKREFNAEVPMVWKAWTEPQHLDKWWAPRPWKNETKSMNFSNGGNWLYSMEGPAGEKHWAKMKYDNIITHKGYDAVDAFCDEEGNENLELPGSNWEVRFDGEAELTKVDVMITFASTEAMEMTVQMGFKEGFAMAHNTLDEVLEALKNNNE
- a CDS encoding SRPBCC family protein, whose translation is MAATTNYETKITAEAGKQEFFITREFDAPRELVYKAHTDADLIVKWLGPRDLNMRVDKFDARNGGEYRYVHYRKPEAEYGFKGVFHECVAPERIIQTFEFEGLPEKGHVCLETIRFEELPNDRTRLVIQDVFQSVEDRDAALQSGMEQGINESYMRLDELIAGGIK
- a CDS encoding thioredoxin, whose translation is MCMNKYVFNPLLFVAVLFISISAASCQNTKQKDSTIAAKGGKVAVEEFEKLLTQTTDAQLIDVRTPDEYTGGHIANAVNINVNGDDFEQAVGALDKTKPVFVYCLAGSRSESAADYMRAQGFATVYELKGGVLKWQAAGKNLETGSATPKKQGMTQEEFLKKVTTENYVLVDYHATWCKPCIQMAPMLDKVAADKKDKLTLLKVDADENPLLMQQKGFSEIPVLELYHKGKLVWSHKGLIDEAALLSGTKL
- a CDS encoding rhodanese-like domain-containing protein: MIQLIKNILGIGPKVDLGELINNGAVIVDVRTKGEYAGGHVAGSINIPLDQLRNNLKKFKSKDQPIITCCASGMRSASAKVTLKSAGFTNVHNGGSWSSVNRFVK
- a CDS encoding rhodanese-like domain-containing protein → MENVISKIKGSEVTIIDVRTPAEFMGGNVAGSVNIPLNEVPHRLDEFKTMQNIVLCCASGNRSGQATMFLKQNGIECVNGGSWLDVNYIISKL
- a CDS encoding MBL fold metallo-hydrolase; translated protein: MKIEQIYTGCLAQGAYYIVSGNEAAIIDPLREIQPYIERAEKDGVTIKYVLETHFHADFVSGHIDLAKATGAKIVYGPTAKPAFDAYVATDGEELTLGKVRIEVLHTPGHTMESSCFLLKDENGTPNALFTGDTLFIGDVGRPDLAQKAANLTKEELAGLLYESLRTKVMNLPDEVIVYPAHGAGSACGKNMSKETVSTIGAQKQTNYALRATMTKEEFVKEVTDGLLPPPVYFPQNARMNKEGYEAINKVLQRGQSALSVAAFEAAANETGALIIDTRNPEDFVSGFIPNSINIGINGNFAPWVGALITDVKQPLLLVCEPGREEEVVTRLARVGYDNVLGYLKGGFEAWRAEGKETDEIETISAFEFAHRQSLQPMPIVDVRKTGEYEAEHVINALNIPLDYISENMAGFPQNETFYLHCAGGYRSVIAASILKARGYANMINVEGGFTAIKETPIARTAYVCPTASK
- a CDS encoding DUF1572 domain-containing protein, coding for MDTKQIFAEFKAQITLRMGENIPRVEKCLAELSEEEVWQTPNGNLNSVANLILHLCGNTTQYILSSIGGEEDKRTRDEEFAAKGGYTKTQLGKKFSNTVTKSIEVINAASPEELMRVRNVQGFKLTGMGNAIHVAEHLSYHTGQIAFLTKLLKNKDLGFYANMDLNVKNE